The following are encoded in a window of Roseimaritima ulvae genomic DNA:
- a CDS encoding SDR family oxidoreductase: protein MRQPSDLRLPLLITGLAGVPGYNAFAYFRKRLGDSVLAIRPHRNWRLTGPGILACDTDDEAGMDALWDEHRFQSVLSFAGSCHLKACELDPQMAERINVQGTRNVARNAARYNARMIHLSSDLVFAGRSGGNYSEADEPDPVTVYGKTMVVGEQEVQDICPAACVLRISLPMGPSFNGHAGAIDWIESRFAKNKPATLYFDEVRTPTYVDCMNRLYDRLLRRSEAGLFHAGGPRAMSLYEIAQVINRVGGYNPKMLKGCPRIEAGPMPPRAGNVTMNSDKLCAVFGEQVFAPWPNQHHLIPEHRTWHHQRNGDTGSPERVVELLT, encoded by the coding sequence ATGCGGCAGCCTTCTGATTTGCGATTGCCCCTGTTGATCACGGGACTGGCGGGGGTGCCGGGCTACAACGCGTTTGCCTATTTCCGCAAACGTCTGGGCGACTCGGTGCTGGCCATCCGGCCGCACCGTAACTGGCGATTGACCGGACCGGGAATTCTGGCCTGCGATACCGACGACGAAGCCGGCATGGACGCGTTGTGGGACGAGCACCGCTTTCAGAGCGTGCTCAGCTTCGCTGGCTCCTGCCACCTCAAGGCCTGCGAACTGGATCCGCAGATGGCCGAGCGGATTAATGTCCAGGGGACCCGCAACGTCGCTCGCAACGCCGCCCGCTATAACGCTCGGATGATCCACCTGTCCTCCGACCTGGTGTTTGCCGGTCGCTCCGGGGGCAACTACAGCGAAGCCGACGAGCCGGACCCGGTGACCGTGTACGGCAAAACGATGGTGGTTGGCGAACAGGAAGTCCAAGACATCTGCCCCGCCGCCTGCGTCCTGCGGATCTCGCTGCCGATGGGGCCAAGTTTCAATGGGCACGCCGGCGCAATCGACTGGATCGAATCACGCTTTGCCAAAAACAAGCCGGCCACGCTGTACTTCGACGAAGTCCGTACGCCGACGTATGTGGATTGCATGAATCGATTGTACGACCGCCTGCTGCGGCGTTCCGAAGCCGGTCTGTTCCATGCCGGAGGACCGCGGGCGATGAGCCTCTACGAAATCGCGCAGGTGATCAATCGCGTGGGTGGCTACAACCCGAAAATGTTGAAGGGCTGTCCGCGAATCGAAGCCGGACCGATGCCGCCGCGAGCCGGCAACGTGACCATGAATTCGGACAAGCTGTGCGCCGTGTTCGGCGAACAAGTGTTTGCACCGTGGCCGAACCAACATCACCTGATCCCCGAACACCGCACCTGGCACCACCAGCGCAACGGTGATACGGGATCGCCCGAACGGGTCGTGGAATTGCTAACGTGA
- a CDS encoding Ig-like domain-containing protein — translation MPRNSRNSASSPDLDVPTQRRSAARRLLAGWLRRGQTAEPRRGLQLETLEGRQMLAGDVDLFSTGDSSDAVDQSLFQQTATQAQGESAQGEEAQGEEAPDLVAFAKLLKDQGAVFYGADWCPHCTDQKELFGDGQFELPFVEVTDGSRNLNAVGIANEIESLPTWDFGGDNRFTEVLTLEQISAASGIPIPTSETPSFVDVPNQSVAIGSPIHVPINAYDPNGQPLTVTATVEDPTLLEAIVLEGNRSVRIDMKGYGDMVFELFEQRADRPASRFIELANSGFYDGLTLHRILDNFVLQGGDPDGDGTGGSSLGNFDDQYHADLQHTNTGLLSYAKSSDDTNDSQFFITEGNQQSLDFQHSIFGQLVEGEDVREGISRVAVNDPTTGDPVIPVVIESVTVFDDTENSVVMLRPTGNGTGTTNVTFTVTDTDGNTYSQIVPVTIGPDVSNAQPFLHDIDPVVSSQGTPAQFQLESTDLEGDAVEYIAEIDSADTSGSTVAVSASGLVTVTPPTGYSGTVRVGVAVTPADSAATPAQPQPIDIQFLNVTFTAGAPTGIDLVAGSDSGSSSTDNVTSENPLTFTVSGVTAGATVELLVGDTVVGIGSATSSTVTITTANFEALGSGTYSVVARQRGADGVNSPSSSPITVVYDNVQPAAVSLEQVGTHANVGTKFSANLSHDEEGSGLTYSLSNPPAGATIDPDSGLIEWTPVESQIGDQTLSVVMTDLAGNSRTQSFDVGVQEAAVGQIILGVTDLDGNAITSISSGEEFLLTFSARDARPFSQLGVFAAYTDITFDSDLVSVVADDPIQAGDDFPNTVGSISEGLIDELGAFSDSFSGNGGEITLIATVRMRANQSGDATFIADPADTNGTDFLLYDADAKTPVEDVAFGSVSLQIEAAFTANNDSFTVSEDSTNNAFDVLDNDEIPAGSGTTLSLVSVGTPDSGGQVTISGGEILYTPATDFSGAETFTYVVRDSSGAQQTATVTVNVTAVNDAPTAVSDTFEVDADTTDNRLDVLANDSILPDSSETLTVTAVGTSSAGGTVTIESGGDAVLYSPPADFTGTDTFTYTISDGALTSQATVTVNVGTANPPPTAVDDAYTVVEDAAEAELDVLVNDFNSDSSEAFSLTAVGDSSNGSTVRLSDDGTKVVYAPAANFFGTEQITYTITDSGGASATGTITVTVTGVNDPPPAGAVTTNIIKGDAAETVFEIADAGTNVDGDSEGLTITSVGSTASAGTVAIVGDTITYTPPSSTYTGSDSFTYTLTDSSGATATGTITVNVLDYQPRSFTVQLPSTNMLIPFRARLVGTTDYGEAVDVELSASGSANEVVFADQAPGTYRIEIPAMPFLIGGEEAQSIEITSGANDGNVVQTLQQVGSLRPEFMSIRDFVGSAPKQAVFAAVAPGDSSLFVIAENGQTEMSDPAVSLNEDGSQVTVEVSDSSGTRQTASASVNGDSTDVEIRAVSDGIRLLRINLGADVFGFADDSSGSSNAAQGEAFAQGEETAQGESSASLESGQVPTVTLGSDQAAIINSPADSDEQESSDLALLAQQRTEAIDSAMADVATPGEQPTTAEELLTGSSDGEVDAAAVDDALTLLSDQA, via the coding sequence ATGCCACGGAATTCTCGCAACTCAGCTTCATCTCCTGATTTGGACGTCCCCACCCAGCGGCGATCGGCCGCCCGTCGGCTGCTGGCCGGCTGGCTGCGACGCGGGCAAACCGCCGAACCGCGGCGTGGTCTGCAGCTGGAAACGCTGGAAGGCCGGCAAATGCTAGCGGGCGACGTGGATCTGTTTTCCACCGGCGACAGCAGCGATGCGGTTGACCAGTCCCTGTTTCAGCAAACCGCCACCCAAGCTCAGGGTGAGTCCGCTCAGGGCGAAGAAGCTCAGGGCGAAGAGGCCCCCGATCTGGTGGCCTTTGCCAAGTTGCTGAAGGACCAGGGCGCGGTGTTTTATGGTGCCGACTGGTGCCCGCATTGCACCGACCAGAAAGAATTGTTCGGCGATGGTCAGTTTGAACTGCCTTTTGTGGAAGTCACCGACGGTTCGCGGAACTTGAACGCGGTGGGAATTGCCAACGAAATTGAAAGCCTTCCCACTTGGGACTTTGGCGGCGACAACCGGTTCACCGAGGTGCTGACGCTGGAGCAGATTTCCGCGGCATCCGGAATCCCCATTCCGACATCTGAAACGCCCAGCTTTGTCGACGTCCCCAATCAATCGGTCGCCATCGGTTCTCCGATCCACGTCCCGATCAACGCCTATGATCCCAATGGGCAACCTCTGACCGTGACGGCCACGGTGGAAGACCCCACGCTGCTCGAAGCGATCGTGCTCGAGGGCAATCGCAGCGTGCGAATCGACATGAAGGGTTACGGCGACATGGTGTTCGAGTTGTTCGAGCAGCGCGCCGATCGCCCGGCCAGCCGATTTATCGAATTGGCCAACAGTGGCTTCTACGACGGCCTGACGTTGCACCGCATCCTTGACAACTTTGTGCTGCAAGGGGGCGATCCGGATGGAGACGGTACGGGTGGATCATCGCTGGGCAATTTCGACGACCAGTACCATGCCGATCTGCAACACACCAACACCGGTCTGCTGTCTTACGCAAAGTCTTCCGACGATACCAACGACAGTCAATTCTTCATTACCGAAGGCAACCAGCAGAGTCTCGACTTCCAGCACTCGATCTTTGGCCAATTGGTTGAAGGCGAAGACGTGCGAGAGGGCATCAGCCGCGTGGCCGTGAACGATCCCACAACCGGGGATCCGGTGATTCCCGTGGTGATCGAATCGGTCACCGTGTTTGACGACACCGAAAACTCAGTGGTGATGTTGCGGCCGACGGGCAACGGCACGGGCACCACCAACGTCACCTTCACGGTTACCGATACCGATGGGAATACATACAGTCAGATTGTGCCGGTGACGATCGGCCCGGATGTCAGCAATGCACAGCCGTTTTTGCATGACATCGACCCGGTGGTATCCAGCCAGGGTACGCCCGCGCAGTTCCAGTTGGAATCGACCGACCTGGAAGGCGACGCGGTTGAATACATCGCCGAAATCGACTCGGCCGACACGTCCGGCTCCACCGTCGCGGTCTCGGCCAGCGGCTTGGTGACGGTCACCCCGCCCACCGGCTACAGCGGCACGGTCCGCGTGGGCGTTGCGGTCACGCCGGCCGACAGCGCCGCGACGCCAGCCCAACCGCAGCCCATTGATATCCAGTTTTTGAATGTCACCTTCACCGCCGGGGCACCGACGGGCATCGATCTGGTGGCCGGGAGTGACAGCGGCAGCAGCTCCACGGATAACGTTACCAGCGAGAACCCGCTGACCTTTACCGTCAGCGGCGTGACGGCGGGCGCCACGGTGGAATTGTTGGTCGGCGATACCGTGGTGGGAATTGGTTCGGCCACGTCATCAACCGTCACCATCACGACCGCCAATTTTGAAGCGCTCGGTAGCGGTACCTACAGCGTGGTCGCTCGGCAACGCGGCGCCGATGGCGTCAATAGTCCGTCGAGCAGTCCGATCACGGTGGTGTACGACAATGTACAACCTGCCGCGGTGTCGCTCGAACAGGTCGGCACCCATGCCAACGTGGGAACAAAGTTCTCCGCCAACCTGTCTCACGACGAAGAAGGCAGCGGCTTGACCTATAGCCTCAGCAACCCGCCGGCCGGAGCGACGATCGACCCGGACAGCGGCCTGATCGAATGGACGCCCGTGGAAAGTCAGATCGGCGACCAAACCCTGTCGGTCGTCATGACGGACCTGGCCGGAAACAGCCGAACTCAATCGTTTGATGTCGGCGTCCAGGAAGCCGCGGTCGGTCAAATCATCCTGGGCGTGACCGACTTGGATGGCAACGCCATCACCAGTATCTCTTCGGGCGAAGAGTTCCTGCTGACATTTTCCGCACGCGACGCGCGGCCGTTTTCGCAACTGGGCGTGTTCGCCGCCTACACCGACATCACCTTCGACAGCGACTTGGTTTCGGTTGTCGCTGATGATCCGATCCAAGCCGGCGATGATTTTCCCAACACCGTAGGCAGTATCTCCGAGGGCCTGATCGACGAGTTGGGTGCGTTTAGCGATTCGTTTTCCGGCAATGGCGGCGAAATCACGCTGATCGCCACGGTCCGTATGCGAGCCAATCAATCCGGCGACGCGACGTTCATCGCCGACCCGGCCGATACCAACGGCACCGATTTCTTGCTTTATGACGCTGACGCCAAAACGCCCGTCGAAGACGTGGCCTTCGGCAGCGTCAGTTTGCAAATCGAAGCCGCGTTTACGGCTAACAACGATAGTTTCACCGTCAGCGAAGACAGCACGAACAATGCTTTCGATGTGCTGGATAACGACGAAATCCCTGCCGGATCCGGTACCACATTGTCATTGGTCAGCGTGGGCACGCCCGATTCCGGTGGCCAGGTAACCATCAGTGGCGGGGAAATCCTGTACACTCCGGCGACCGATTTTTCCGGCGCTGAAACATTTACCTATGTCGTGCGTGATTCCTCCGGCGCCCAACAGACAGCCACTGTTACCGTCAATGTTACCGCCGTCAACGACGCGCCCACGGCGGTCAGCGACACTTTCGAAGTGGACGCGGATACAACCGATAACCGATTGGATGTGTTGGCGAACGACAGCATCCTCCCGGATTCATCCGAAACCTTAACCGTCACCGCCGTCGGCACGAGCTCGGCCGGGGGCACGGTGACGATTGAATCCGGCGGCGACGCCGTGCTGTATTCGCCCCCGGCAGACTTTACCGGCACCGACACTTTCACCTACACGATCTCCGACGGCGCGCTGACCAGCCAGGCCACGGTGACGGTTAACGTCGGTACCGCCAACCCGCCGCCGACGGCCGTCGATGATGCCTATACCGTGGTTGAAGACGCGGCCGAAGCCGAACTGGACGTGTTAGTCAACGATTTCAACTCCGACTCGTCGGAAGCCTTTTCGCTGACCGCGGTAGGAGATTCCAGTAATGGCAGCACGGTCCGCTTGTCTGATGACGGCACCAAAGTCGTGTATGCTCCGGCGGCGAACTTCTTTGGCACTGAACAGATCACCTACACGATCACCGACTCCGGCGGCGCCTCGGCCACGGGCACCATTACGGTTACCGTGACGGGAGTTAACGATCCGCCCCCGGCCGGCGCCGTGACGACCAATATCATCAAGGGCGATGCGGCGGAAACCGTGTTTGAAATCGCCGATGCTGGCACCAACGTCGACGGCGACAGCGAAGGGCTGACCATTACTTCGGTGGGCAGCACGGCTTCCGCCGGTACCGTCGCCATCGTCGGCGACACGATTACTTACACCCCGCCCTCGAGCACCTACACCGGCAGTGATTCGTTTACCTACACGCTGACCGACAGTTCGGGCGCCACGGCAACCGGCACGATCACCGTCAACGTCCTGGACTACCAACCGCGCAGCTTCACCGTTCAGTTGCCCTCGACCAACATGCTGATCCCCTTCCGCGCCCGTTTGGTCGGAACCACCGATTATGGCGAAGCGGTGGATGTGGAACTGTCCGCTTCGGGATCCGCCAACGAGGTCGTGTTTGCCGACCAAGCGCCGGGTACCTACCGCATCGAAATTCCCGCCATGCCGTTTTTAATTGGCGGTGAAGAAGCTCAGTCGATCGAAATTACCTCGGGTGCAAACGATGGCAACGTGGTGCAAACGCTGCAGCAGGTCGGCTCGTTGCGACCCGAGTTCATGTCGATCCGTGACTTCGTCGGCTCGGCCCCCAAACAGGCCGTGTTTGCCGCCGTTGCTCCGGGAGATTCCAGCTTGTTTGTGATCGCGGAAAACGGTCAAACGGAGATGTCCGATCCGGCGGTCTCGCTGAACGAAGACGGCAGTCAAGTAACCGTCGAAGTTAGCGACTCCAGCGGCACTCGCCAAACCGCGTCCGCCTCCGTCAATGGCGACTCCACGGACGTCGAAATCCGTGCGGTCAGCGACGGGATACGACTGCTTCGCATCAACCTGGGCGCCGACGTGTTTGGTTTCGCCGACGACTCTTCGGGTTCAAGTAACGCCGCTCAGGGTGAAGCCTTCGCTCAAGGCGAAGAGACCGCGCAGGGTGAGTCTTCCGCTTCGCTGGAATCCGGACAGGTTCCCACGGTAACGCTCGGCAGCGACCAAGCAGCGATCATCAACTCGCCGGCGGACTCCGACGAGCAAGAAAGCTCTGACTTGGCCCTGCTGGCCCAACAACGCACCGAGGCGATCGACAGTGCGATGGCCGACGTTGCCACTCCCGGTGAACAACCCACGACGGCCGAAGAACTTTTGACGGGCAGTTCCGACGGCGAGGTCGATGCCGCGGCCGTCGATGACGCCCTGACGCTGTTGAGCGATCAAGCGTAG
- a CDS encoding VOC family protein, with the protein MIRFAYTIVYVQDVSRSLQFYQNAFGLQTCFLHPSQTYGELETGTTKLAFAAHGLAEGNLPGGYLPVDHKANKPLGIEIALMTDDVPAAVAQAVAAGASVVVHPSEKPWGQTVAYLRDPDGTLLEVCSPVQTKPQTGSTKDPSS; encoded by the coding sequence ATGATTCGATTCGCGTACACCATCGTCTACGTTCAAGACGTTTCTCGCAGCCTGCAGTTTTATCAAAACGCGTTTGGCCTGCAGACCTGTTTTTTGCACCCCTCACAAACCTATGGGGAACTCGAAACCGGCACGACCAAGCTGGCCTTTGCGGCCCATGGCTTGGCCGAGGGCAACCTGCCCGGTGGCTATCTGCCGGTCGATCACAAGGCCAACAAGCCGCTGGGGATCGAGATCGCGTTGATGACCGACGACGTGCCGGCCGCCGTCGCCCAGGCCGTTGCCGCCGGCGCCAGTGTCGTCGTGCACCCCAGCGAAAAGCCGTGGGGGCAAACGGTCGCGTACCTACGGGATCCCGACGGCACGCTGCTGGAAGTCTGCTCGCCCGTCCAAACCAAACCCCAGACCGGTTCAACCAAAGACCCGTCCAGCTAA
- a CDS encoding SH3 domain-containing protein, protein MRIRFLLAFQLPIVLAALLGLPQAGAEEGLVDPYVVFTAHEKVYARCGPAGEYYRTDPLRLGQELDVYLETDDGWLGIRPPEGSFSWVPASSIDADPAGRSGIVVDRRAVAWIGTHLGRARKYRWQVQLAEGEQVTILGQTERNSGEGPELWYRIVPPSGEFRWVHRSQIAESSEELVQMHRQIDSDRNAERRSRDADQPQKLSSRELESFADAPLVVAADAELDAADQPYAEQANAARNPFEDQRRSDAVANQTTQTPRSSPSATASEAVEPTEDMEDQPVGSGVARTSFVEPEMSVESSVQLRDIESGRKAVPPAQDLAADDSSWVTGNREPAVRQVAASGPAIRNASTRGTLQETTPPVLKSVDQLTPLQQQQQARQLSQRVVNADIDELQLELSRQMAAGASAAMVEPIRRRAQMWIEQLSDPLDRERARVLIERVEQYQRVSRRRDGQPPLVPGATSLPTVTPASAAVPNARPFDREGYLVQVYSARPDSPSFALNNGAGQTLAYVSPAPGVNLRQHLNAKVGLQGEMSYLTGLETPHFIAKRVVRISR, encoded by the coding sequence ATGCGCATTCGATTCTTACTCGCTTTCCAGCTGCCCATCGTTCTGGCCGCATTGCTAGGCCTGCCTCAGGCCGGTGCCGAAGAAGGATTGGTCGATCCCTACGTCGTGTTTACGGCCCATGAAAAGGTCTACGCGCGGTGTGGCCCGGCGGGCGAGTACTATCGCACCGATCCCCTGCGATTGGGCCAGGAGCTGGACGTTTATCTGGAAACCGACGATGGCTGGTTGGGCATTCGACCGCCGGAGGGAAGTTTTTCCTGGGTGCCGGCCAGCAGTATCGATGCCGACCCCGCGGGACGATCCGGCATTGTCGTCGACCGTCGAGCCGTGGCATGGATTGGAACCCATCTGGGACGAGCCCGAAAGTATCGCTGGCAGGTCCAGCTGGCCGAGGGGGAGCAGGTCACGATCCTTGGACAAACCGAACGCAACTCCGGTGAAGGCCCGGAACTGTGGTACCGCATCGTGCCACCCTCGGGCGAGTTTCGCTGGGTGCATCGCTCGCAGATCGCCGAATCGTCCGAAGAGTTGGTGCAGATGCATCGGCAAATCGACAGCGATCGCAATGCCGAGCGGCGAAGCCGCGATGCCGATCAGCCGCAAAAACTTTCCTCGCGCGAGCTGGAATCCTTTGCCGATGCCCCGCTGGTCGTGGCCGCCGACGCCGAACTGGACGCGGCGGATCAGCCGTATGCCGAGCAAGCCAATGCGGCCCGCAATCCCTTTGAGGACCAACGACGGTCCGATGCGGTCGCCAACCAAACAACCCAGACGCCACGATCATCACCGTCTGCAACAGCTTCCGAAGCGGTTGAGCCGACCGAAGATATGGAAGACCAACCGGTCGGTTCCGGCGTCGCCCGCACGAGTTTTGTCGAGCCGGAGATGTCGGTGGAGTCGAGCGTGCAGTTGCGAGATATCGAATCGGGGCGCAAGGCCGTTCCTCCGGCGCAGGATCTGGCTGCCGACGACAGTAGTTGGGTGACCGGGAACCGCGAGCCCGCCGTCCGCCAGGTTGCCGCCAGCGGGCCTGCCATCCGCAATGCTTCTACCCGCGGGACGCTTCAGGAAACCACTCCACCCGTATTGAAATCCGTTGACCAACTGACGCCTTTGCAACAGCAGCAGCAGGCCCGTCAGCTGTCGCAGCGGGTCGTCAACGCGGACATCGATGAGTTGCAATTGGAACTATCACGGCAGATGGCCGCGGGCGCTTCGGCAGCGATGGTAGAACCGATTCGCCGCCGGGCTCAGATGTGGATCGAGCAATTGAGCGATCCCTTGGATCGTGAACGGGCACGGGTGTTGATCGAACGCGTCGAACAGTATCAGCGGGTATCCCGCCGGCGTGATGGTCAGCCACCGCTGGTTCCTGGCGCCACGTCGCTTCCCACGGTCACTCCCGCTTCCGCCGCCGTGCCAAACGCTCGTCCGTTTGACCGCGAAGGTTATTTGGTGCAGGTCTATTCGGCCCGTCCGGATTCGCCGTCTTTTGCGTTGAACAACGGCGCGGGGCAAACGCTGGCCTATGTCAGCCCGGCACCGGGTGTGAATCTTCGCCAGCACCTCAATGCGAAAGTCGGCTTGCAGGGCGAAATGAGTTATCTGACAGGGTTGGAAACGCCGCACTTTATCGCCAAACGCGTGGTCCGGATCTCACGTTAG
- the pheT gene encoding phenylalanine--tRNA ligase subunit beta, producing MLVSWKWLQRYVPLNMTHEELALRLSLSGLNHEGTETVDDDISIDLEVTSNRGDCLGHIGVAREVAVLYDLPLTIPEASPQASGTAVEQTVSVTNTFPEACSRYTARLIRGVQIGPSPDWLVEALRSVFWKKRRDGSFEHYKPINNVVDITNYVLMECGQPLHAFDLAKLDGGGEIQVRPAAAGETLEAIDHKTYTLDPSMCVIADASRPVAVAGVMGGRDSEVGDSTRDVLIESAIFTPLSVRRTARKLKLHSPSSFRFERRVDPLGVDWASRRCCELILEIAGGTLAEGCVDTAAEVAPRAPVTLRLSQLERVLGIRIDRDEVIRILTRLGCSESQSEQQQSLWTPPSWRHDLTREADLIEEVARIHGYDQIPEDAPIAVAPSAKRSFDTAAERVRHILTAAGISEAMTPSIVVESLDEMLSPWTDRAALQTETPMLEGARRLRRSLVPSLLNSRAGNWAAANVNADLFEIAHTYQPGPSPSDLPSEQYTLAWVSGSSFLQTKGVVETLLQRLGIGSQPDVTAETIDGLVDDQAIRLKIAEETLGFVGQISETLQRSLKLPIPVTMAELSLPVLMAHCRLVPQFQAVSPYPTVSRDLNFVLEESVQWSALRNVVRSALGTELTDVRYQETYRNPDKDGAQRKRVLLSIDLQRPDATLTGPEADQMVQRIVSNCERQLDAKLLDS from the coding sequence ATGCTTGTTTCGTGGAAATGGTTGCAGCGTTATGTCCCGTTGAACATGACGCATGAAGAATTGGCGCTGCGGTTGAGCCTCTCGGGGCTGAATCATGAAGGCACTGAAACGGTCGATGACGATATTTCCATCGACCTTGAAGTGACCAGCAATCGCGGCGACTGCTTGGGGCACATCGGCGTTGCTCGCGAAGTAGCCGTGCTGTACGACCTGCCGCTCACGATCCCCGAGGCATCCCCGCAAGCTTCGGGAACGGCGGTCGAACAGACCGTTTCGGTCACCAATACGTTCCCCGAGGCCTGCTCGCGGTACACCGCGCGGCTGATCCGTGGCGTCCAGATCGGTCCCAGTCCCGACTGGCTGGTCGAGGCGCTGCGCTCGGTGTTTTGGAAGAAGCGACGCGACGGCAGTTTCGAGCATTACAAACCGATCAACAACGTCGTCGACATCACCAACTATGTGTTGATGGAATGCGGCCAGCCGCTGCATGCGTTTGACTTGGCCAAACTGGACGGTGGCGGCGAGATCCAGGTGCGTCCAGCCGCCGCGGGCGAAACGCTCGAAGCGATTGACCACAAGACATACACGCTGGATCCCTCGATGTGCGTGATCGCCGATGCTTCGCGCCCCGTGGCAGTGGCCGGCGTGATGGGCGGAAGAGACAGCGAAGTCGGCGACTCGACCCGTGACGTGCTGATCGAATCGGCGATCTTTACGCCGCTGTCGGTCCGCCGCACGGCTCGCAAACTGAAACTCCACAGCCCCTCTTCGTTCCGTTTTGAACGCCGCGTCGATCCGCTGGGCGTCGATTGGGCCAGCCGTCGCTGCTGCGAATTGATCCTGGAGATCGCCGGCGGAACGCTGGCCGAAGGCTGTGTGGATACCGCTGCCGAAGTTGCGCCGCGAGCGCCGGTTACGCTGCGATTGTCGCAACTGGAACGCGTGCTGGGGATCCGCATCGATCGCGACGAAGTGATCCGCATTCTCACCCGCCTGGGCTGCAGCGAATCGCAGTCGGAACAGCAACAAAGTCTCTGGACGCCGCCCTCCTGGCGACACGATCTGACCCGAGAGGCGGACTTGATTGAAGAGGTCGCGCGGATTCACGGCTATGACCAAATCCCCGAAGACGCGCCGATCGCTGTGGCCCCCAGCGCCAAGCGTTCCTTTGACACGGCCGCCGAACGCGTTCGCCATATTCTGACGGCCGCCGGTATCAGTGAAGCCATGACGCCCAGCATCGTGGTCGAAAGCTTGGACGAAATGCTCAGCCCCTGGACCGACCGGGCGGCGCTGCAAACCGAAACGCCGATGCTGGAAGGGGCCCGCCGCCTGCGACGCAGCCTGGTCCCCAGCTTGCTGAACAGCCGCGCCGGTAACTGGGCGGCCGCCAACGTGAACGCCGACCTGTTCGAAATCGCGCATACCTACCAACCGGGCCCTTCGCCCAGCGATCTCCCTTCCGAGCAATACACGTTGGCCTGGGTCAGCGGAAGCAGTTTCCTGCAGACCAAGGGCGTCGTGGAAACGCTGCTGCAACGGCTGGGAATCGGCAGCCAACCGGACGTGACCGCCGAAACCATTGACGGCTTGGTGGACGATCAAGCCATTCGCTTGAAAATCGCCGAGGAAACGCTGGGCTTTGTGGGCCAAATTTCCGAAACGCTGCAGCGATCGCTGAAGTTGCCGATCCCCGTCACGATGGCCGAATTGTCGCTGCCGGTGCTGATGGCTCACTGCCGCCTGGTGCCCCAATTCCAAGCGGTCAGCCCCTACCCAACCGTGTCGCGGGACCTGAACTTTGTGCTGGAAGAATCCGTGCAATGGTCCGCGCTGCGAAACGTCGTCCGCAGTGCCTTGGGCACGGAGTTGACCGATGTGCGGTATCAAGAAACCTATCGCAACCCGGACAAAGACGGCGCCCAGCGCAAGCGAGTGCTGCTGAGCATCGACCTGCAGCGGCCCGACGCTACGCTGACCGGCCCCGAAGCCGATCAGATGGTGCAGCGGATCGTCAGCAATTGCGAGCGGCAATTGGACGCCAAATTGTTGGACTCGTAG
- the pheS gene encoding phenylalanine--tRNA ligase subunit alpha — protein sequence MTLADFLSSLQSLQDEASEVFAKVSSQAALEEARVRFLGAKNGAFREIQKQLGKIDKADKPQAGQRLNEVKKALAAALQNATEALESGGAGDDTPAADPTLPGELLSLGHIHPITQTIDHLKEIMGRMGFETAEGPEVEDPWHNFVALNIPEDHPARDPLDNFYLATAGATAGEADSQLMRSQTSTVQIRVMENRQPPIRIVSLGRVYRPDDPDATHFPMFHQMEGLMIDTHVTMANLKTVLRVFANNYLGEDVQIRFRPSFFPFTEPSVEVDFLWNDQWIEFGGAGMVDPAVLTAVGYDPEAVSGFAFGLGVERLCMRRHNITDIRDLYSGDMRFLSQF from the coding sequence ATGACTTTGGCGGATTTTCTTTCCTCCTTGCAATCGCTGCAGGACGAGGCCAGCGAGGTGTTTGCCAAGGTGTCTTCGCAAGCCGCACTCGAGGAAGCTCGGGTGCGTTTTCTGGGCGCCAAAAACGGCGCCTTTCGCGAGATCCAGAAGCAGCTGGGTAAGATCGACAAAGCCGACAAGCCTCAAGCCGGTCAGCGGCTAAACGAGGTCAAAAAAGCTTTGGCGGCCGCCCTGCAAAACGCCACCGAGGCCTTGGAGTCGGGCGGAGCCGGCGACGACACGCCGGCTGCGGATCCGACGCTGCCCGGCGAGCTTCTTTCGCTGGGGCACATCCATCCGATTACCCAGACCATCGATCACTTAAAAGAGATCATGGGGCGGATGGGTTTCGAAACGGCCGAAGGTCCGGAAGTCGAAGACCCTTGGCACAACTTTGTTGCCTTGAACATTCCCGAAGATCACCCGGCTCGCGACCCGCTGGATAACTTTTATCTGGCTACGGCCGGGGCTACCGCGGGCGAAGCGGATTCGCAGTTGATGCGAAGCCAGACCAGCACGGTGCAGATCCGGGTGATGGAAAACCGGCAACCGCCGATCCGGATCGTCTCTTTGGGTCGCGTCTACCGTCCCGACGATCCCGACGCCACGCACTTTCCGATGTTCCATCAGATGGAAGGTCTGATGATCGACACGCACGTGACGATGGCCAATCTGAAAACCGTGTTGCGGGTGTTCGCCAACAACTATTTGGGCGAAGACGTTCAGATCCGTTTCCGACCGTCGTTCTTTCCGTTCACCGAACCGAGTGTGGAAGTGGACTTTTTGTGGAACGACCAGTGGATCGAATTCGGCGGCGCGGGGATGGTCGATCCGGCTGTGCTGACCGCTGTGGGCTACGACCCTGAAGCCGTCAGCGGGTTCGCGTTTGGGTTGGGCGTGGAACGACTGTGCATGCGGCGGCACAACATCACCGACATTCGCGATTTATACAGTGGCGACATGCGGTTCCTGTCCCAATTCTAG